The proteins below come from a single Mesobacillus jeotgali genomic window:
- a CDS encoding nucleoside hydrolase produces the protein MYNILLFTDSGVDDSLALMYALLHPELNVVGVVTGYGNITKEQAINNTAYLLQLGGREDIPIIAGASGPLSGELATFYPEIHGPEGLGPIRPPEDMGEVEVYDINKILDIVNQYPENLVIVGVGRQTELAIPFILYGVEAFKTVSAVYIMGGAFLVPGNVTAEAEANFYADPIAANQVLEKARNVFLHPLNITNRAIIPPAVIDYLAQNSQSPFKDLIKPVYDYYFDAYKKNVPGIQGAPLHDVITLSALVNKNLVKYLPRRVTVELFGRARGKSIADFRPKPEQEPGENLDWIGMEADIPAFIEDFTLVFMGETQAKS, from the coding sequence ATGTATAATATCCTGTTGTTTACGGATTCAGGGGTAGATGATTCATTGGCGCTTATGTATGCCTTGCTTCATCCTGAACTAAATGTTGTGGGGGTTGTTACCGGGTACGGGAATATCACAAAAGAACAGGCAATAAATAATACAGCCTATTTATTGCAGCTGGGAGGAAGAGAGGATATACCGATCATCGCCGGTGCATCCGGCCCTTTGTCTGGTGAACTTGCTACTTTTTATCCGGAGATACATGGACCAGAAGGGCTTGGTCCAATCAGGCCGCCAGAGGATATGGGAGAAGTAGAGGTATATGATATAAATAAAATTCTTGATATTGTGAATCAGTACCCTGAAAACCTGGTAATCGTCGGAGTCGGAAGACAAACGGAACTGGCAATCCCATTCATCTTATATGGCGTGGAAGCGTTCAAAACAGTTAGTGCTGTCTATATCATGGGTGGAGCCTTCCTCGTGCCTGGCAATGTCACAGCGGAAGCTGAGGCAAATTTCTATGCCGATCCGATTGCGGCTAATCAAGTGCTCGAAAAGGCAAGAAATGTATTCCTGCATCCTTTAAATATCACGAATAGAGCCATCATCCCCCCAGCAGTAATAGACTATCTTGCCCAAAACAGCCAGTCTCCTTTTAAGGATCTGATTAAACCTGTATATGATTATTACTTTGATGCGTATAAAAAGAATGTCCCGGGCATCCAGGGTGCGCCTCTCCATGATGTGATCACATTAAGTGCACTGGTAAACAAAAATCTGGTGAAATATCTGCCACGACGAGTAACCGTTGAATTGTTTGGGCGTGCCAGAGGCAAGAGTATTGCAGACTTCAGGCCAAAGCCTGAGCAGGAACCAGGTGAGAACTTGGATTGGATTGGCATGGAAGCAGACATACCAGCTTTTATTGAAGATTTTACCCTTGTTTTCATGGGAGAGACCCAAGCTAAAAGTTAA
- a CDS encoding MFS transporter, with amino-acid sequence MNTKVFLYVKAFSDLGTFMDLIAINVLMYIATGSPAWLAATMAFRTLGGVLLSLFSGVLADRFDRRKIMIWTDVFRAIIILSLIPFPNPVMILVVCFLIGLTSSFFAVSYSAEIPQIFGQDKVLETNALISRLTSISLVFGFIGAGLITDFLGYQVTLIIDAATYLISAAVLIKIKWETTKPADSGLITNGVKQRVSQIGKDLKEVYSFILSVPMLLYVNIVFLVGSFAGASHNLGIPLLAESIDSSKQSLIYGLIWGVWGIGSVLATLLLPRMKFLQGNQLYRTYFLSAILMSTGFIIFLSNINVWIVMLFAFLTGIFDACFTTLHATILQKTDNYIRGRIFGVGMLLKSLGFALGFVIAPILLEAFSLPRMVWIFHGTLIISSLLVMFYSNANRKKYKEVNQSV; translated from the coding sequence ATGAACACCAAAGTTTTTCTTTATGTAAAAGCATTTTCCGATCTTGGAACCTTTATGGATTTAATCGCAATCAATGTCTTGATGTATATTGCTACCGGGAGTCCTGCCTGGCTTGCAGCCACGATGGCGTTCAGGACACTGGGCGGAGTTTTATTAAGCTTATTTTCAGGTGTTCTTGCTGACCGATTTGACCGCAGGAAAATCATGATATGGACCGATGTTTTTCGGGCAATTATCATTTTGAGCTTGATCCCCTTCCCTAATCCGGTAATGATATTGGTTGTCTGCTTTTTGATCGGTTTAACGAGCAGCTTTTTTGCTGTAAGCTATAGTGCGGAAATCCCGCAAATTTTTGGCCAGGATAAGGTTTTAGAGACGAATGCCCTTATCTCCAGACTTACATCGATCAGCCTGGTTTTTGGGTTCATTGGTGCTGGTTTAATCACAGATTTTCTTGGTTACCAGGTTACCTTGATTATTGACGCTGCTACTTATCTAATATCTGCAGCAGTATTAATCAAAATCAAGTGGGAAACAACTAAGCCAGCTGATTCAGGTTTGATAACGAATGGAGTTAAACAAAGAGTTTCCCAGATTGGTAAAGATTTAAAAGAAGTATATTCGTTCATCCTTTCAGTGCCGATGTTATTGTACGTAAATATCGTTTTCCTCGTAGGTTCATTTGCCGGTGCTTCTCATAATCTTGGAATTCCTTTGTTAGCAGAATCAATAGATTCCAGCAAACAAAGCTTAATTTACGGACTCATTTGGGGTGTCTGGGGAATTGGTTCCGTGTTAGCCACCCTCCTTTTACCCAGAATGAAATTCCTGCAGGGAAACCAGTTGTATCGGACATATTTTCTCTCAGCAATTTTGATGTCAACCGGCTTCATCATCTTCCTTTCTAATATAAATGTTTGGATTGTCATGTTGTTTGCCTTCCTTACCGGAATTTTTGATGCATGCTTCACCACCCTTCACGCGACTATCCTCCAGAAAACGGATAATTACATACGAGGAAGAATATTTGGAGTTGGCATGCTGTTAAAGTCATTAGGTTTTGCACTTGGTTTTGTCATTGCCCCTATTCTGTTAGAAGCTTTTTCACTGCCTAGAATGGTCTGGATTTTCCATGGAACCTTGATTATCTCAAGCCTTTTGGTGATGTTTTATTCAAATGCTAACAGGAAAAAGTATAAGGAAGTAAATCAAAGTGTATAA
- a CDS encoding flavin reductase family protein, with product MIQLINQTVMHSYPGMVALVTVSHGEENNIMAAGWHSYISYQPPIYGVSIGRERHTHKLVKSAGRFAINFVPYEYSALIQQSGVYSGSKVNKFEKANIRFDHGSATNSPILSDAYIAYECEVIDCNSYGDHDWFVANIVQFYRDPDKFLENGMPNFDKLTIPLYLGRSTYTNVNQHSDFVSHKIEE from the coding sequence ATGATTCAATTAATCAATCAAACTGTGATGCATAGTTATCCAGGAATGGTCGCACTCGTTACAGTGTCTCATGGAGAGGAAAACAATATTATGGCTGCAGGCTGGCACTCATACATATCCTATCAACCGCCTATTTATGGAGTATCTATCGGCCGTGAGCGCCATACTCATAAGCTGGTTAAATCTGCAGGCAGATTCGCCATTAATTTTGTGCCATATGAATATTCGGCTCTTATACAGCAATCAGGTGTGTATTCAGGTTCAAAGGTGAACAAATTCGAAAAAGCGAACATCCGTTTCGACCACGGATCAGCAACGAATTCACCGATACTAAGTGATGCATATATAGCATATGAATGTGAAGTCATAGACTGCAATAGTTATGGCGACCACGATTGGTTCGTTGCAAATATCGTACAATTTTACAGGGATCCTGATAAATTCCTTGAAAACGGCATGCCAAATTTCGATAAGCTTACGATTCCGCTTTATTTAGGAAGATCCACATACACAAATGTAAATCAACATAGTGATTTTGTTTCGCATAAGATAGAGGAATAG
- a CDS encoding adenylate/guanylate cyclase domain-containing protein codes for MGKKDSITKKVKEIMDTNFVVEDVDYVPDIDDKKLTFGNKGVKFEATVLHIDMRGSTGILNNHNKSTVAKIHMAYFHTITTLAHALGGSVRSFNGDSMLVYFPGTSKNTLSSAVQAAMQMKYMISHEESGINKLLSKYSAIDFGIGLDDGKILCTKIGIGGDLNNKGLFWAGNAVNKAVRLSDLAKAPNHICISRYVYHNLNDNVKFHTRKNIFGVDEKINMWNSESFTYNGKQETFYFTNYRWSVL; via the coding sequence ATGGGAAAAAAAGATAGCATTACGAAAAAAGTTAAGGAAATAATGGATACAAATTTCGTCGTAGAAGATGTCGACTATGTTCCAGATATAGATGATAAAAAGTTAACTTTCGGTAACAAAGGAGTTAAATTTGAAGCAACGGTTCTACATATAGACATGCGAGGTTCAACAGGAATATTAAACAATCATAATAAATCAACAGTTGCAAAAATTCACATGGCTTATTTCCATACAATTACCACCCTTGCTCATGCATTAGGAGGTTCTGTACGGAGTTTTAATGGGGACAGTATGTTAGTGTACTTTCCAGGAACTTCAAAAAATACATTAAGTAGTGCTGTTCAAGCAGCAATGCAAATGAAGTATATGATATCCCATGAAGAAAGTGGCATAAATAAGCTGTTAAGTAAATATTCGGCAATAGATTTTGGAATCGGTTTAGACGATGGAAAAATATTATGTACTAAAATTGGTATTGGTGGAGACTTAAATAATAAAGGTCTTTTTTGGGCAGGTAATGCAGTGAATAAAGCTGTAAGACTAAGTGACTTGGCTAAAGCTCCTAATCATATTTGTATTTCTAGGTATGTATATCACAATCTAAATGACAATGTAAAATTTCACACCCGGAAAAATATTTTTGGAGTCGACGAAAAAATAAACATGTGGAATTCCGAGAGCTTCACTTACAATGGTAAACAGGAAACTTTTTATTTCACAAATTATAGGTGGAGTGTATTATAA
- a CDS encoding Pycsar system effector family protein — translation MDKREMIFENFKNIQDLIKFIDQKAGALLVLYGFLLTAFIEFSKKLSFVNINEITGLNEKILSFLTLITGLALVLFITYQFYIIIVLILKPRTAKHYQTGESSLFYYYHISKIGKEQLIDQYKSMDEDALTVNLLGQVFEVSKILDKKTVYFAKTTNHLLLTGIILLFFILLSYIV, via the coding sequence ATGGATAAACGTGAGATGATTTTCGAAAACTTTAAAAACATACAAGACTTAATAAAATTTATTGATCAAAAAGCTGGTGCGTTACTCGTATTATATGGATTTCTTCTAACTGCTTTTATAGAATTTTCAAAAAAATTAAGCTTTGTAAATATAAATGAAATTACTGGCTTAAACGAGAAAATCCTTTCTTTCCTAACACTTATAACCGGTTTAGCGTTGGTATTATTTATTACCTACCAATTCTATATAATTATTGTTTTAATTTTAAAACCTCGAACTGCTAAACATTATCAGACTGGTGAATCTTCATTATTTTATTATTATCATATTTCTAAAATTGGAAAGGAACAATTAATTGATCAGTATAAGAGCATGGATGAGGATGCTTTAACAGTGAATCTTTTAGGACAAGTGTTTGAAGTGTCAAAAATTCTGGATAAGAAAACAGTTTATTTCGCTAAAACGACTAATCATTTGCTTCTAACGGGTATAATACTTTTGTTTTTTATTTTACTTTCTTATATTGTTTGA
- a CDS encoding ATP-binding protein, which yields MEQANQIQVSQNLGRPIISKGSHPIETGRYLLATNEIQKLYLKIQQCLNNRFPGAIIYGRPRLGKTRAIKYLTHILPNEFDGLPIYFITCRKYKNPNEAVFFEDLLIDVGHGTPFSGKANVKRQRLLKFLIQEAEVSRQKRIVLFIDDAQRLHEIQYGWLMDINNELDRFGVSLTVFLVGQQELLDQRSVFLELGQAQIIGRFMVQQHKFEGVCNRSDMYECLLGYDEDCEFPSNSGVSFTKYYFPDAFVHGFRLAKYTDELMEIYTEMRREAGLSSRFEIPMQYLTLAIEFALKKYGVEGEDLNSISKTQWIDAIKYSSYIESELYSAI from the coding sequence ATGGAACAAGCAAATCAAATTCAAGTTTCTCAGAACTTAGGTCGTCCAATAATATCAAAAGGCAGTCATCCGATCGAAACAGGTAGATATTTGCTGGCAACAAACGAAATCCAAAAATTGTACCTTAAAATACAGCAGTGTTTAAATAACCGTTTTCCTGGCGCCATAATATATGGTCGTCCGAGACTTGGTAAAACAAGAGCAATAAAGTATCTGACTCACATACTTCCCAATGAATTTGATGGATTACCTATTTATTTTATCACTTGTCGGAAGTATAAAAACCCTAATGAAGCTGTTTTTTTTGAGGATCTTTTAATCGATGTTGGACATGGAACTCCTTTTTCTGGGAAGGCAAATGTTAAACGACAAAGATTGCTAAAATTTCTAATTCAAGAAGCTGAAGTCTCTAGACAAAAACGAATAGTACTTTTCATAGATGATGCGCAAAGATTACACGAAATACAGTATGGATGGCTGATGGATATTAATAACGAGTTGGATAGATTTGGCGTCTCTTTAACGGTTTTTTTAGTAGGTCAACAAGAGTTACTCGATCAGAGGTCCGTATTTCTTGAATTAGGACAAGCTCAAATAATTGGCAGGTTTATGGTACAACAACATAAATTTGAGGGAGTATGTAATCGCTCAGATATGTATGAATGCCTACTAGGTTACGATGAAGATTGTGAATTCCCTTCAAATAGTGGAGTCAGCTTTACTAAATATTATTTTCCTGATGCATTCGTGCATGGATTTAGATTGGCAAAGTATACTGATGAGTTAATGGAAATTTATACAGAAATGAGAAGAGAAGCTGGACTAAGTTCTCGATTTGAAATCCCTATGCAATATTTAACTTTAGCCATAGAATTTGCCTTAAAGAAATATGGTGTTGAAGGTGAGGATTTGAACTCTATTTCAAAAACCCAATGGATTGATGCCATTAAGTACTCAAGTTATATAGAATCTGAATTATATAGTGCTATCTAA
- a CDS encoding tyrosine-type recombinase/integrase has product MNLHEGKLKTIENIKGQLPWFVNEFLDVKIKNKRSFDTVYGYASDIHHFLNWNCEQGIFISRTSESVTLYDLEKLSKNEVQEYLNWLEFEMKHSDNTINRKISSLRSLFVYLTVEYEDDDGESYFNRNVMNYIHLRKKTKQTVANEISTIILSGSKTKELLDFIINDYERENISARQRTSFQKNKNRDITIVSLILESGLRAAEVISLKENDIKWEEKIIIVIRKGEKVLVPISLTALTHLKVHYSKLIKESFLNESKTLFGKNHLGSYTPLSIRSIQLIVEKYTNSFSKSMSPQQLRQSYAVQHWNRNKDALTLLSLLGNSDARILDILTRIKSD; this is encoded by the coding sequence ATGAATTTACATGAAGGAAAATTAAAAACAATTGAAAATATAAAGGGCCAACTTCCGTGGTTTGTTAATGAGTTCTTGGATGTTAAAATTAAAAATAAACGCTCGTTTGATACAGTATATGGATATGCCTCGGACATCCATCATTTTTTAAATTGGAATTGTGAACAAGGAATATTTATATCTAGGACCTCTGAATCTGTTACTTTATACGATTTAGAAAAGTTGAGTAAGAATGAAGTTCAAGAATATCTAAATTGGCTAGAGTTCGAAATGAAACATTCGGATAATACAATTAACCGAAAAATTTCATCCCTCCGTTCATTATTTGTATATCTTACAGTAGAATATGAAGATGATGATGGTGAGAGTTATTTTAACAGAAATGTTATGAACTATATTCATTTGAGAAAGAAAACGAAGCAAACAGTAGCTAATGAAATTTCAACCATTATTTTATCCGGAAGTAAAACAAAGGAATTATTAGACTTTATAATAAATGATTATGAAAGAGAAAATATTTCAGCACGGCAACGCACATCCTTCCAAAAGAATAAAAATAGAGATATAACAATTGTTAGCTTGATTTTAGAATCTGGCTTACGTGCAGCAGAAGTAATTTCGTTAAAAGAAAATGATATAAAGTGGGAGGAAAAAATAATAATAGTTATAAGAAAAGGAGAAAAAGTCTTAGTACCAATTTCACTAACAGCTTTGACTCACTTAAAAGTTCACTATTCTAAATTGATAAAGGAAAGTTTTTTAAATGAAAGTAAAACCTTATTTGGGAAAAACCATTTAGGAAGTTACACACCCCTTTCAATTCGAAGCATTCAACTAATAGTTGAGAAATATACAAATTCATTCTCAAAAAGTATGAGTCCCCAACAACTTAGACAATCTTATGCGGTACAACATTGGAACCGTAATAAAGATGCATTAACCTTATTAAGTCTACTAGGTAATTCTGATGCGAGAATATTAGATATATTAACAAGAATCAAATCGGACTAG
- a CDS encoding YncE family protein encodes MRKSYFRGISLVIAAGIFLAGCGTEPAKDVTEATAKEKQQVEEKSEQASKNAQVDKFYFTANEGGTISKVNAMNNEVVKTIQADGVVHNIQVSPDGKTVAATIVPSMGAHGGDEHDDGGHEMKMNGTALFYDTESDELLKEVEVGSHPAHVVYTEDGKYALVTNNEDNNVSVIDTKDYTVVNTIGTGKGPHGFRISSDSKHAYIANMGEDSVSVINLESMKEDRKIQVGAAPVTTGISADGKTLVTTLNAENALAIVDLESGNIEKVGVGIGPAQVYLDANDQFAYVANQGTESNPSNSITIVDLKSKAAVSTIETGKGAHGVVLSGDSKTAYVTNMFEDTVSIIDLEAKEVKQTIQVGEVPNGITIMK; translated from the coding sequence ATGAGAAAATCTTATTTTAGAGGGATAAGTTTAGTGATAGCAGCAGGTATCTTTCTTGCCGGGTGTGGTACCGAACCTGCCAAAGATGTTACAGAGGCGACTGCCAAGGAAAAGCAGCAAGTCGAAGAAAAATCAGAACAAGCATCAAAAAATGCTCAGGTAGACAAGTTTTATTTTACAGCCAATGAAGGGGGAACAATAAGCAAGGTAAATGCTATGAACAATGAGGTTGTTAAAACGATTCAAGCAGATGGGGTTGTCCATAATATTCAAGTGTCACCCGATGGAAAGACAGTTGCTGCTACGATCGTCCCGAGCATGGGGGCTCACGGAGGTGACGAGCATGATGATGGAGGACATGAAATGAAAATGAATGGCACTGCCCTTTTTTATGATACTGAATCAGATGAGTTGCTGAAAGAAGTAGAAGTCGGCAGCCATCCGGCCCATGTTGTGTATACAGAGGATGGAAAATACGCCCTTGTCACAAACAATGAGGACAATAATGTTTCCGTTATTGATACTAAAGACTACACTGTGGTCAATACAATAGGAACAGGGAAAGGCCCGCATGGCTTCAGGATATCAAGCGACAGCAAGCATGCTTATATAGCGAACATGGGTGAGGATTCTGTCAGTGTCATTAATCTCGAATCAATGAAAGAAGATCGCAAAATACAGGTAGGTGCCGCTCCGGTCACGACAGGAATAAGCGCTGATGGGAAGACATTGGTAACAACGCTCAATGCTGAAAATGCTCTGGCAATTGTTGATCTTGAAAGTGGAAACATAGAGAAGGTAGGAGTCGGTATTGGCCCGGCTCAAGTATATCTTGATGCTAATGATCAATTTGCCTACGTGGCCAATCAGGGAACAGAGAGTAATCCTTCTAATAGCATAACGATTGTAGATTTGAAATCAAAAGCAGCAGTTTCCACAATTGAAACGGGTAAAGGAGCGCATGGTGTGGTGCTGAGCGGTGACAGTAAGACGGCGTATGTGACCAATATGTTCGAAGATACGGTAAGCATTATAGATCTTGAAGCGAAAGAAGTAAAACAAACGATTCAGGTTGGAGAAGTCCCAAATGGGATCACGATCATGAAGTAA
- a CDS encoding multicopper oxidase family protein: protein MKLKLLSILIFSTLFIAACSSSSMSEMDHKNMEEEPSSEVKENLEGLQTANVTETLTGNEINIIAKEAKHQLSEDVSVKALTFNGSVPGSQIRVKQGEKLKINLKNELNEPISIHWHGITVPNEMDGIPGVTQNAVQPGESFTYEFTPEDPGTYMYHTHQNAVEQMDKGLYGSFIVEPNDKSYDRDYTLMLDEWMSKPEEAESSMEGMDHGNMDSDEDSDKETDSGGMDHGDMGSNENESMDGMEEMGHDMSAYDIFTINGKSGNSIEPLKVKEGEKVRIRLVNVGYMSHKIHLHGHDFKVAAIDGQELNKPKELKDQVISIAPGERYDIEFTANNPGEWFIECHGDMEGSSGMNTKIQYENSTDSADKSNKSEDLPEFSFMNYGGSEKGEFSLDQKYDIEYKMDLNTTMDGNEMAYTINGKTFPETDSINVEEGDLVKVTLTNNSMMDDHPMHLHGHFFQVLSKNGKPVEGAPIMKDTINLKPGDEYVVAFKADNPGNWLFHCHDLHHATAGMVNMVKYDGFKVNFTPDPDANNKPE from the coding sequence ATGAAATTAAAGTTACTTTCAATTCTCATTTTCTCCACCCTTTTTATTGCTGCCTGTTCCAGTAGCAGTATGAGTGAAATGGATCATAAAAACATGGAAGAAGAACCTAGCTCTGAAGTAAAAGAAAATTTAGAAGGTCTACAAACTGCTAACGTTACTGAAACACTTACTGGCAATGAAATAAATATTATTGCCAAAGAAGCCAAGCATCAGCTAAGTGAGGATGTTAGTGTAAAAGCACTTACTTTCAATGGTTCTGTTCCCGGCTCCCAAATTCGGGTAAAGCAAGGAGAGAAATTAAAAATAAATCTTAAAAATGAACTGAATGAACCAATCTCTATACACTGGCATGGAATTACAGTGCCAAATGAAATGGATGGCATCCCAGGTGTGACACAAAATGCAGTCCAGCCAGGTGAAAGCTTCACCTATGAATTTACCCCTGAGGATCCGGGAACTTATATGTATCATACCCATCAAAATGCTGTTGAACAAATGGATAAAGGGCTTTATGGTTCATTTATTGTAGAGCCAAATGATAAGTCTTATGATCGTGATTATACCCTTATGCTAGACGAGTGGATGAGCAAGCCAGAAGAAGCTGAATCCAGTATGGAGGGAATGGACCACGGTAATATGGATTCAGACGAGGACAGTGATAAAGAAACTGATTCTGGTGGCATGGATCACGGCGATATGGGGTCAAATGAGAATGAAAGCATGGATGGAATGGAAGAAATGGGCCACGATATGAGTGCTTACGATATCTTTACGATAAATGGCAAAAGCGGTAACAGCATTGAACCATTAAAGGTCAAAGAAGGAGAAAAGGTCAGAATTCGTCTTGTCAATGTAGGGTATATGTCTCATAAAATTCACCTGCATGGCCATGACTTTAAAGTCGCAGCAATTGACGGACAAGAACTAAATAAACCAAAAGAATTGAAGGATCAAGTAATCTCAATAGCACCCGGTGAGAGATATGACATTGAGTTTACGGCAAACAACCCTGGAGAATGGTTCATAGAGTGCCACGGAGATATGGAAGGTTCAAGTGGAATGAATACAAAAATTCAATATGAAAACTCTACTGATTCAGCTGACAAATCTAACAAGTCCGAAGATTTACCTGAATTTTCCTTTATGAATTATGGCGGCTCTGAAAAGGGTGAATTTTCACTGGATCAAAAATATGATATTGAATATAAAATGGATTTAAACACAACGATGGATGGCAACGAAATGGCATATACGATTAACGGCAAAACTTTCCCAGAAACTGATAGTATAAATGTCGAGGAAGGCGATCTTGTTAAAGTAACACTGACCAACAATTCTATGATGGATGACCATCCTATGCACTTGCATGGTCACTTCTTCCAGGTTCTTAGCAAAAATGGAAAACCTGTAGAAGGTGCTCCAATCATGAAAGATACGATTAATTTAAAACCTGGTGATGAATATGTCGTTGCATTTAAAGCAGACAATCCTGGTAACTGGCTATTCCATTGTCACGATTTGCATCATGCCACTGCAGGAATGGTGAATATGGTTAAATATGATGGGTTTAAAGTAAACTTCACTCCAGATCCTGATGCAAATAATAAACCTGAATAA